A portion of the Plasmodium gaboni strain SY75 chromosome 5, whole genome shotgun sequence genome contains these proteins:
- a CDS encoding hypothetical protein (conserved Plasmodium protein, unknown function~part of same gene as PGSY75_0526600B, PGSY75_0526600C~gap found within coding sequence), with product MGKSKKRTVKVIDPDAPLEHKGPPIEECVHSKSTRAISLVHAVIESFGKNIQCFRNLIICSYKYRRMLRITANKFDEIHDMLKGVIYQILNNFVLRFTIFNVFWLRKWAEHSYRFTGSFGKFSFNISKNTISLFLDMYKHLKDISNVHMPDLVKKVYCLDDKYKAQAVECSEEVNAESVVYRYSLIELIELDFYEYYKENFYLYNTIWPVEIRNKSPDLTTDSKGRVVIPWIVFGNSFNFYLFVFNILTFFQWFVFEVKSFLVHVSGLIKWLNIIENKQVTIRYMFCAYSLKNVAADVKKGIVFIGNKVSQIVEKRLPCLPRIQNVACKIVDIDMDVQKVQKKVEENIEPKVEPKVEPKVEPKIEPKIERKVENKAENILMEDIVKDWRLSLYDKSKIIALLTLLYNENESNSDEYLDVNRDRIIDLLFFLYKNYIEKKDLELSVRSKITDILCLLYEVDSTVSEDDKLIRKHVIEILSVLLKKKYKNEPFFKIKRKKVIDLIYFFFVTKDKKAEVSDVNKMMIEKNSGKSFRTIIEILEQRLTDIDPNVEMVNEKKNENLLSADDDMVTDIPKEEEIKELEAVTQIKENELIEAVETAKIAILDETAKIAKVVETAKIAKVDETAKIAKVVEEVEIAKVVEEVEIAKVVEEVEIAKVV from the coding sequence atgGGTAAAAGCAAGAAGAGAACTGTAAAGGTTATTGACCCAGATGCTCCCCTTGAGCATAAAGGACCCCCTATAGAAGAATGTGTACATAGTAAAAGTACAAGAGCTATATCTTTAGTACATGCTGTTATTGAATCCTTTGGAAAGAATATTCAATGTTTTAGgaatttaataatttgttCATATAAGTATAGAAGAATGTTACGAATAACTGCCAATAAATTCGATGAAATTCATGATATGTTAAAAGGAGTTATATACCAAATATTGAATAATTTCGTTTTAAGATTTACCATATTTAATGTTTTTTGGCTTAGAAAATGGGCTGAACATAGTTATCGTTTTACTGGATCATTTGgaaaattttcttttaatatttcaaaGAATACAATATCATTGTTTCTTGATATGTATAAGCATTTAAAGGATATTTCTAATGTACATATGCCTGATTTAGTTAAGAAAGTGTATTGTTTAgatgataaatataaagcCCAAGCTGTTGAATGTTCTGAGGAAGTTAATGCAGAAAGTGTTGTTTACAGATATAGTTTAATTGAGTTAATTGAATTAGATTTCTATGAATATTACAAGgaaaatttttatttgtataataCCATATGGCCTGTTGAAATCAGAAATAAATCTCCTGATTTAACAACTGATAGTAAAGGTAGAGTTGTGATTCCTTGGATTGTTTTTGGAAATTCCTTTAATTTctatttatttgttttcAATATCTTGACGTTTTTTCAATGGTTTGTATTTGAAGTAAAAAGTTTTTTAGTTCATGTATCAGGTTTAATCAAGTGGTTGAATATCATTGAAAATAAACAAGTTACTATAAGATATATGTTTTGTGCGTATTCCTTGAAAAACGTAGCTGCAGATGTTAAAAAAGGAATAGTTTTCATTGGAAATAAGGTTTCTCAGATTGTTGAAAAAAGGCTTCCTTGCCTTCCACGCATACAAAACGTTGCATGTAAAATAGTTGATATTGATATGGATGTACAGAAGGTTCAGAAGAAAGTTGAAGAAAATATCGAACCAAAAGTGGAACCAAAAGTGGAACCAAAAGTGGAACCAAAAATTGAACCAAAAATTGAACGAAAAGTTGAAAACAAAGctgaaaatattttaatggAAGATATTGTTAAGGATTGGAGACTTTCCCTATACGATAAGAGTAAAATTATTGCTTTACTTACattgttatataatgaaaatgagAGTAATAGTGATGAATATTTAGATGTAAATAGAGATAGAATTATTGACTTGctgttttttctttataagaattatattGAAAAGAAAGATTTAGAACTCTCTGTTAGGTCAAAAATCACtgatattttatgtttGCTGTATGAAGTAGATTCTACTGTTTCTGAAGATGATAAGTTGATAAGAAAACATGTTATAGAAATTCTTTCTGTTCTTcttaaaaagaaatataagaatgaacctttttttaagattaaaagaaaaaaagttattgacttaatatatttcttcttcGTCACAAAGGATAAAAAAGCTGAAGTTTCGGATGTGAACAAAATGATGATTGAAAAGAACAGTGGAAAATCATTTAGAACTATTATTGAAATCTTGGAACAAAGATTGACTGATATTGATCCTAATGTAGAAATGGTGAATGAGaagaaaaatgaaaacTTGCTTAGTGCCGATGATGATATGGTTACCGATATTCCTAAAGAGGAAGAAATCAAAGAACTTGAAGCAGTAACCCAGATTAAGGAAAATGAGTTAATTGAAGCAGTTGAAACAGCCAAAATAGCTATATTGGATGAAACAGCTAAAATAGCTAAAGTGGTTGAAACAGCTAAAATAGCTAAAGTGGATGAAACAGCTAAAATAGCTAAAGTAGTTGAAGAAGTTGAAATAGCTAAAGTAGTTGAAGAAGTTGAAATAGCTAAAGTAGTTGAAGAAGTTGAAATAGCTAAAGTAGT
- a CDS encoding hypothetical protein (conserved Plasmodium protein, unknown function~part of same gene as PGSY75_0526600A, PGSY75_0526600C~gap found within coding sequence), producing IIYYEVDNEVVENEDKCLCLDDKVVENEDKCLCSDDKVVENEDKCLCLDDKVVENEDKCLCLDDKVVDDYEDIYYPCYTEDQEIIIYYEVDNEVVENEDKCLTLDDNVVDDYEDIYYPCYTEDQEIIIYYEVDDEVVVNDEICSTSDKNVLATSVLDCEQVVNKDKCSSSEKNVVATSVVDCEQVVNKDKCSSSDKHVVTTNVVECEHVVSKETCSTSEPKVDITKEFDSARVVNDEICSPVVEKVDEKMTKLNSALKADKNISSSKDEKIVDEVVNKNSNNVDNPSVKTPKKVTFIDTLKQSKNGIKEKLCSFVNKSILRRTPLKKKVISDSSSDNSDCNLSVHSSTSDNETLFDYRKKLIEDILENEENEAVNNNSSCDYKEKVIKAMLGRVKEKEIKEDINICNDVSKTEVAMSNNNSVKKDVVFEVPSTPQLPIIIPEVINSNLNAENSVSFIENPVVNVVPSVCVQSVEKPVSFIGNQPVVNVAPSFFVQSVEKPVSFIENHPVVNVAPSFFFQSVEKPVSFIENPVVNVVPSFFVQPVESSPKANCFTKNKRKWLRRRKCRNAYKIGTKWFVKKCRSKKGRRRERRRRIRRRNIRMWVKDKRGNVFKKKKVSMANSPVVPSSFSMSQKMFDAELKAKIELEKFSQHQKQLAHEKVLEEERKLAEQIRIQNEMKLEEERKLEYMRQLELERKMQYEKELEEVRRIERQNELEWKRRIENSKMFIKQQVDISKENVVVQDNVVITKNIINEENVVVPENNFIPENVVVTENNYISENVVVSENNIIPENVVVTENNYISENVVVSENNIIP from the coding sequence taattatttattatgaaGTTGATAATGAGGTTGTTGAAAATGAAGACAAATGTTTATGTTTAGATGATAAGGTTGTTGAAAATGAAGACAAATGTTTATGTTCAGATGATAAGGTTGTTGAAAATGAAGACAAATGCTTATGTTTAGATGATAAGGTTGTTGAAAATGAAGACAAATGCTTATGTTTAGATGATAAGGTTGTTGATGATTATGAAGATATTTATTATCCTTGTTATACTGAAGATCaagaaataattatttattatgaaGTTGATAATGAGGTTGttgaaaatgaagataaaTGTTTAACTTTAGATGATAACGTTGTTGATGATTATGAAGATATTTATTATCCTTGTTATACTGAAGACCaagaaataattatttattatgaaGTGGATGATGAAGTTGTTGTAAATGATGAAATATGTTCTACTTCAGACAAAAACGTTCTTGCAACCAGTGTGCTTGATTGTGAACAGGTTGTCAATAAAGACAAATGTTCTTCATCAGAAAAAAACGTTGTTGCAACCAGTGTGGTTGATTGTGAACAGGTTGTCAATAAAGACAAATGTTCTTCGTCAGACAAACATGTTGTTACAACCAATGTGGTTGAATGTGAACATGTTGTTAGTAAAGAGACATGTTCTACTTCTGAACCAAAGGTCGACATTACCAAAGAATTTGATAGTGCACGGGTTGTTAATGATGAGATATGTTCACCCGTTGTTGAAAAGGTCGATGAAAAAATGACGAAGTTGAATAGTGCACTCAAAGctgataaaaatatttcttcatCTAAGGATGAGAAAATCGTTGATGAAGTTGTAAACAAGAATTCTAACAATGTTGATAATCCTTCAGTTAAGACACCGAAAAAAGTTACTTTTATTGATACATTGAAACAAAGTAAAAATGGAATTAAAGAGAAATTATGTTCATTTGTTAATAAGAGTATTTTAAGGAGAACACCATTGAAGAAGAAAGTCATAAGTGATAGCAGTAGTGATAACAGTGATTGTAATCTTAGTGTTCATAGTAGTACTAGTGATAATGAGACGTTGTTTGATTATAGGAAAAAACTTATTGAAGATATTCTTGAAAATGAAGAGAATGAAGctgttaataataattcgTCTTGTGattataaagaaaaggTTATTAAGGCAATGTTAGGTAGagtaaaagaaaaagaaattaaagaggatattaatatatgtaatgATGTGTCTAAAACTGAAGTAGCAATgagtaataataattcagTTAAGAAAGATGTAGTTTTTGAAGTACCTTCTACTCCACAATTGCCTATAATTATTCCTGAAGTCATTAATAGTAATTTGAATGCTGAAAATTCGGTATCATTTATTGAGAATCCGGTTGTTAATGTTGTTCCTTCGGTTTGTGTTCAATCAGTTGAAAAACCAGTATCATTTATTGGGAATCAACCGGTTGTTAATGTTGCTCCTTCCTTTTTTGTTCAATCAGTTGAAAAACCAGTATCATTTATTGAGAATCATCCGGTTGTTAATGTTGCTCcttcctttttttttcaatcAGTTGAAAAACCAGTATCATTTATTGAGAATCCTGTAGTTAATGTTGTTCCTTCTTTTTTTGTCCAACCAGTTGAATCCTCCCCAAAGGCAAATTGTTTTACgaaaaataaaaggaaaTGGTTGCGTAGAAGAAAATGCAGAAATGCATACAAAATAGGTACGAAATGGTTCGTTAAAAAATGTAGATCGAAAAAAGGTAGAAGAAGAgaaagaagaagaagaatAAGAAGAAGAAACATTCGAATGTGGGTGAAAGATAAAAGGGGAAATGTCTTTAAGAAGAAAAAGGTTTCTATGGCCAATTCTCCAGTGGTTCCATCTTCGTTTAGTATGTCCCAGAAAATGTTTGATGCTGAATTGAAAGCAAAAATTGAACTTGAAAAATTTTCACAGCATCAAAAGCAGTTAGCTCATGAAAAAGTATTAGAAGAAGAAAGGAAATTAGCTGAACAAATAAGAATTCAAAATGAAATGAAGTTAGAAGAAGAAAGAAAGTTGGAGTATATGAGACAATTAGAACTTGAACGAAAAATGCAATATGAAAAGGAGTTAGAAGAAGTTAGAAGAATTGAACGTCAAAATGAATTAGAATGGAAAAGAAGAATAGAGAATTCaaaaatgtttataaaaCAGCAAGTTGATATAAGTAAGGAAAACGTTGTTGTTCAAGATAATGTTGTTATAACtaagaatattattaacGAGGAGAATGTTGTTGTTCCAGagaataattttattcCTGAGAATGTTGTTGTTACAGAGAATAATTATATCTCTGAGAATGTAGTTGTATCGgagaataatattattccTGAAAATGTTGTTGTTACAGAGAATAATTATATCTCTGAGAATGTAGTTGTATCGgagaataatattattccT